In Raphanus sativus cultivar WK10039 chromosome 5, ASM80110v3, whole genome shotgun sequence, the following proteins share a genomic window:
- the LOC108863304 gene encoding uncharacterized protein LOC108863304 isoform X1 produces the protein MEDTTFTKVFVGGLAWETHKVSLRHYFEQFGDIVEAVVITDKSSGRSKGYGFVTFCDPEAAQKACIDPAPVIDGRRANCNLAAFGVQRSKPSSPVHGHVGGRGVKVTSPFKTHFGTATALPSPISFSHYTLPYTNPFGFSPYSMDYSYPTSYYNVYGGATAQHPMYSTGPMTGVAAAYYPYLQFAEGNGPVTGYAPLHYPNHMFHYSTGGNYPHHNGGSPVSLAPSPVIPSVCFAVPQA, from the exons ATGGAAGACACAACATTTACAAAGGTGTTCGTTGGAGGGTTAGCATGGGAAACCCACAAAGTCTCTCTCAGGCACTACTTCGAGCAGTTTGGGGACATTGTTGAAGCTGTCGTGATCACTGATAAGTCCAGCGGCAGATCCAAAGGCTACGGCTTT gtgaCTTTTTGTGATCCAGAAGCAGCTCAGAAGGCATGCATAGATCCAGCTCCTGTAATTGACGGGAGAAGAGCAAATTGCAATCTTGCAGCTTTTGGTGTTCAGAGATCTAAACCTTCTTCTCCAGTTCACG GACACGTAGGAGGGAGAGGTGTGAAGGTCACAAGCCCTTTCAAGACACACTTTGGGACTGCAACTGCTCTTCCTTCCCCAATTTCATTCTCTCACTACACACTTCCTTACACTAATCCTTTTGG GTTCTCTCCGTACTCGATGGATTACAGCTATCCCACG AGCTACTACAATGTTTATGGAGGGGCAACTGCTCAGCATCCGATGTATAGCACCGGACCAATGACTGGTGTGGCAGCAGCGTACTACCCATATCTCCAGTTTGCTGAAGGAAATGGACCCGTCACTGGTTATGCTCCTCTCCACTACCCCAACCACATGTTTCACTATTCCACTGGGGGAAATTACCCACATCACAATGGTGGTTCTCCAGTGTCTCTTGCACCTTCACCAGTCATACCATCAG TGTGCTTTGCAGTTCCACAGGCTTGA
- the LOC108863304 gene encoding uncharacterized protein LOC108863304 isoform X2 produces MEDTTFTKVFVGGLAWETHKVSLRHYFEQFGDIVEAVVITDKSSGRSKGYGFVTFCDPEAAQKACIDPAPVIDGRRANCNLAAFGVQRSKPSSPVHGHVGGRGVKVTSPFKTHFGTATALPSPISFSHYTLPYTNPFGFSPYSMDYSYPTSYYNVYGGATAQHPMYSTGPMTGVAAAYYPYLQFAEGNGPVTGYAPLHYPNHMFHYSTGGNYPHHNGGSPVSLAPSPVIPSVPQA; encoded by the exons ATGGAAGACACAACATTTACAAAGGTGTTCGTTGGAGGGTTAGCATGGGAAACCCACAAAGTCTCTCTCAGGCACTACTTCGAGCAGTTTGGGGACATTGTTGAAGCTGTCGTGATCACTGATAAGTCCAGCGGCAGATCCAAAGGCTACGGCTTT gtgaCTTTTTGTGATCCAGAAGCAGCTCAGAAGGCATGCATAGATCCAGCTCCTGTAATTGACGGGAGAAGAGCAAATTGCAATCTTGCAGCTTTTGGTGTTCAGAGATCTAAACCTTCTTCTCCAGTTCACG GACACGTAGGAGGGAGAGGTGTGAAGGTCACAAGCCCTTTCAAGACACACTTTGGGACTGCAACTGCTCTTCCTTCCCCAATTTCATTCTCTCACTACACACTTCCTTACACTAATCCTTTTGG GTTCTCTCCGTACTCGATGGATTACAGCTATCCCACG AGCTACTACAATGTTTATGGAGGGGCAACTGCTCAGCATCCGATGTATAGCACCGGACCAATGACTGGTGTGGCAGCAGCGTACTACCCATATCTCCAGTTTGCTGAAGGAAATGGACCCGTCACTGGTTATGCTCCTCTCCACTACCCCAACCACATGTTTCACTATTCCACTGGGGGAAATTACCCACATCACAATGGTGGTTCTCCAGTGTCTCTTGCACCTTCACCAGTCATACCATCAG TTCCACAGGCTTGA